A window from Aerococcus sp. Group 1 encodes these proteins:
- the hflX gene encoding GTPase HflX has protein sequence MPENVLIIGLQLPQTTDLRFTMQMDELAALVETAGGQVVSRQSQKRDQEDARYLIGSGKVREIHDLAQELDIDLVIFYQQLSPSQNRNLQAAIDCPVIDRVQLILDIFASRATSKEGKLQVALAQNEYLLPRLAGMGTVLSRLGGGIGTRGPGETKLEQDRRVLRNEIQKIRHELKEVEKQRELTRERRQKSGLFKIGLLGYTNAGKSTIINALTDAQTYQADQLFATLTPLTRKFSLPNHFEITLTDTVGFIQDLPPMIIDAFHSTLEESRNVDLLMIVVDASSPFALEQEEVVNQLLEDLDMQDLPKLYIYNKRDQVEPGQQVLTPSSPHLLISAQDDQDIETLRQAIVDQVKTIYQPFAVQVAPQAANEWLGWQNRFYIESFEFDKDSESYQIMGYKPDYLPLPKSE, from the coding sequence ATGCCAGAAAATGTTTTAATTATCGGGTTACAGCTCCCTCAAACCACCGACCTGCGTTTTACCATGCAAATGGATGAATTAGCGGCCTTGGTTGAAACTGCGGGCGGTCAAGTGGTTAGCCGGCAAAGTCAGAAACGCGACCAGGAGGATGCCCGCTATCTGATTGGAAGTGGGAAGGTTAGAGAAATCCATGACCTGGCCCAGGAGCTAGACATTGATTTAGTGATCTTTTACCAACAATTATCACCCTCACAAAACCGTAACCTCCAAGCGGCCATTGATTGTCCCGTCATTGACCGGGTCCAATTAATCTTAGATATCTTTGCCAGCCGGGCAACTTCTAAGGAAGGGAAGTTGCAGGTGGCCTTGGCCCAAAATGAATATCTCTTGCCCAGACTGGCTGGGATGGGGACAGTCTTATCCCGACTGGGTGGGGGAATTGGTACCCGGGGACCTGGGGAGACTAAGCTGGAACAAGACCGGCGCGTTCTCCGTAATGAAATTCAAAAAATCCGCCATGAATTAAAAGAAGTGGAAAAGCAAAGAGAATTAACCCGGGAACGCCGGCAAAAATCAGGCCTCTTTAAAATCGGCCTCTTAGGTTATACCAATGCCGGTAAGTCCACCATCATTAACGCTCTGACCGATGCGCAAACTTACCAGGCGGACCAACTTTTCGCTACCTTAACGCCCCTCACTCGGAAATTTTCTCTGCCCAATCATTTCGAAATCACTTTAACGGATACGGTAGGCTTTATCCAAGACCTGCCGCCTATGATTATCGATGCCTTCCACTCAACCCTGGAAGAAAGTCGCAATGTGGACCTGTTAATGATAGTTGTGGACGCCTCATCACCCTTTGCCTTGGAACAAGAAGAGGTGGTGAACCAGTTGCTAGAAGACCTAGACATGCAAGATCTCCCCAAGCTCTATATCTATAATAAGCGCGACCAAGTTGAGCCAGGCCAGCAAGTCTTGACCCCTTCAAGTCCTCATCTCTTGATATCGGCCCAGGATGACCAGGATATAGAAACCTTGCGCCAAGCCATTGTTGACCAGGTCAAGACCATCTATCAGCCCTTCGCTGTCCAGGTGGCTCCCCAAGCGGCTAATGAATGGTTAGGCTGGCAGAACCGTTTCTATATTGAAAGTTTTGAATTTGATAAGGACAGTGAATCTTATCAGATTATGGGCTATAAACCTGACTACCTTCCACTTCCTAAAAGTGAATAA
- a CDS encoding response regulator transcription factor, with product MSKLLIVEDDPMIQAMLGEKLRLENYHFQPAYSATEGLLYIERESFDLILLDLMLPGMTGEEFLSQLRQANDVPVIVLSAKDSILSKVEVLKAGANDYMVKPYDLDELVARIEVQLKNRASVSSTGSEKFSYQGLCLDRLNQTISYQGKEVRLTQRERAILMLLLKYPKRIFTKQEIYEAAWQESYLGDNKTLSVHISNLRKKLKQASDRDWIETIWGLGFRL from the coding sequence ATGAGCAAATTGCTAATTGTAGAGGATGACCCCATGATCCAAGCAATGTTAGGGGAGAAATTAAGACTCGAAAATTATCACTTCCAACCGGCTTATTCAGCTACAGAAGGCTTACTCTACATAGAAAGAGAAAGCTTTGATTTAATATTGTTGGATTTAATGCTTCCGGGGATGACGGGGGAGGAATTTCTCAGTCAGCTGCGTCAAGCAAATGACGTTCCCGTTATTGTTCTCTCAGCTAAGGATTCAATCCTAAGTAAGGTAGAGGTACTTAAAGCGGGCGCTAATGACTACATGGTTAAACCCTATGATTTGGATGAACTAGTCGCTCGCATTGAAGTGCAGTTAAAAAATAGGGCCTCTGTTTCTTCTACTGGGTCGGAAAAGTTTTCCTATCAAGGGTTATGCTTAGACCGTCTTAATCAGACCATCTCCTATCAAGGAAAGGAAGTCCGACTAACTCAACGGGAACGGGCCATTTTGATGCTTTTATTGAAATACCCCAAACGCATCTTTACTAAACAAGAAATCTATGAAGCTGCTTGGCAAGAAAGCTATTTGGGGGATAATAAAACCCTTAGTGTCCATATTTCCAACCTGAGAAAGAAACTTAAGCAAGCCAGTGATAGAGACTGGATTGAGACTATCTGGGGCTTGGGCTTTCGCCTATAA
- a CDS encoding AAA family ATPase has protein sequence MKQRLSLALALVGDPDILLLDEPTNGLDPQGIADFRQMIQRLNQERGLTIIISSHILSELSRMIDKIGIIHEGRLIKEASKKEMEKENRNKLVLTSQHLDQILVYLEEKLALKDFLVVDEQTLYIYEYLDQSEKISHSLIRAGLLFDSFSYQENSLEDYYIQLTGGSQDA, from the coding sequence ATGAAGCAGCGATTGAGTCTAGCCCTAGCCTTAGTCGGGGATCCGGATATCTTGCTCTTGGATGAACCGACGAATGGTTTAGATCCTCAAGGAATTGCGGATTTTAGGCAGATGATCCAACGACTCAATCAGGAAAGAGGGCTCACTATTATTATCTCTAGTCATATTCTTAGTGAACTCTCCCGAATGATCGATAAGATTGGGATCATCCATGAAGGACGCCTTATCAAGGAAGCCAGCAAGAAAGAAATGGAAAAAGAAAATCGCAACAAATTAGTCCTGACTAGCCAGCACCTGGACCAAATCCTAGTCTATCTAGAAGAAAAGCTCGCGCTTAAGGACTTCTTGGTAGTCGATGAGCAGACCCTTTATATCTATGAATACTTGGACCAGTCTGAGAAAATTTCTCATAGCTTGATTAGAGCGGGGCTTCTCTTTGATAGCTTTAGCTACCAGGAGAATTCCTTGGAGGATTATTATATTCAATTGACAGGAGGGAGCCAAGATGCTTAA
- a CDS encoding ATP synthase F0 subunit A, producing MLNFMRFDLKKMFKSPAFYIGFIFIFALGIFGTHVSQQSGYGQPYELYRETQEKRQAENEEKQARERSDDQAGLEISPAPSPTLDEETYQALQEEHYANYKLDRACWGFMVNMTKYSWVFFALFLGLDFFSGYLKNLLPLEKARQSWLFSKLGLALTYGLISLWLGLVFGTLTTFMSGQDFTGLDFISLAKHFVLIECLLVFIMALTSTIILLSQSRTVSVVFAILISLGLLASLLGALSNLVDLSLGEWIYSIRYQSLDFKETEPILPLLCLAFSQILLVSAFNNYRIQKMDFHFGY from the coding sequence ATGCTTAATTTTATGCGTTTTGATCTGAAGAAAATGTTTAAAAGTCCTGCCTTCTATATCGGTTTTATTTTTATCTTTGCCTTAGGGATTTTTGGCACCCATGTGTCCCAGCAGAGTGGTTACGGCCAGCCTTATGAGCTTTACAGGGAGACACAAGAAAAAAGGCAGGCGGAAAATGAGGAGAAGCAAGCCAGGGAAAGAAGTGATGACCAAGCAGGGTTAGAAATTTCTCCAGCGCCAAGCCCCACGCTTGACGAAGAAACGTATCAAGCCTTGCAAGAAGAACATTATGCCAACTACAAATTGGATCGTGCTTGCTGGGGATTTATGGTCAATATGACTAAGTATTCATGGGTTTTCTTTGCTCTTTTTCTAGGCTTGGACTTCTTTTCGGGCTATTTGAAGAACCTACTTCCCCTAGAAAAGGCCAGGCAGTCCTGGCTCTTTTCCAAGCTGGGCCTGGCTCTCACCTATGGACTAATCTCCTTATGGCTGGGTCTAGTCTTCGGTACTTTGACAACCTTTATGTCTGGGCAAGACTTCACGGGTTTGGATTTTATTAGCTTAGCCAAGCATTTTGTTTTAATTGAATGCCTGCTGGTTTTCATTATGGCTCTTACCAGCACGATTATCCTCCTTAGTCAAAGTCGGACGGTTAGTGTCGTGTTTGCTATCTTAATTTCTCTTGGTCTCCTGGCTTCCTTGCTAGGGGCTTTGAGCAATTTAGTTGATCTGTCCTTAGGGGAATGGATTTACAGCATCCGTTACCAGAGCCTCGACTTTAAAGAAACGGAGCCAATCCTCCCTCTCCTATGCCTAGCCTTTAGTCAAATCTTATTGGTTTCTGCCTTTAATAATTATCGCATTCAGAAAATGGATTTTCACTTTGGTTACTAG
- a CDS encoding sensor histidine kinase KdpD: MVLYLLLSLLVILGLVTYLYLSQKEITYISQQLADIHKRKTNKLLRQRVYSPAFNQLVERINAGLTQERELRLTLEKKERLQQEFLTNLSHDLRTPLTSIKGYIQLLEIAQSQADRDHYLSILSGRLGRLTLLLDQLFAYMTIEDDDYPLHIERIDLKEDLVTHFLAYYDQFQGQGMDLDFTLSDQPVYILGDRNLLQRVFENLIKNTLKHAYRKVQVSLDKQGRLVLRNDLAEPLSLPAKDLFQRFQSGHDQSPSNTSGLGLNIVQAALKKMGATSVTEACDHQFILKIDFSGTVVKD; the protein is encoded by the coding sequence ATGGTGCTATATCTCCTATTATCTCTACTTGTCATTCTTGGGCTGGTCACCTACCTCTATCTGAGTCAGAAGGAAATTACCTATATTAGCCAGCAATTAGCTGACATTCACAAGAGAAAAACTAACAAACTCTTAAGGCAGCGGGTCTATAGCCCAGCCTTTAACCAGCTGGTAGAGCGAATAAATGCGGGCTTGACCCAAGAAAGGGAGCTGCGCTTGACCTTGGAAAAGAAGGAAAGGCTGCAACAAGAATTCTTGACTAATCTTTCCCATGACCTCCGAACCCCACTGACTTCCATCAAAGGCTATATCCAACTCTTGGAAATTGCCCAATCGCAAGCCGACCGTGATCACTATTTGTCTATTTTATCGGGGCGTCTAGGGCGTTTAACGCTTTTATTGGACCAGCTTTTTGCTTATATGACCATTGAAGATGATGATTATCCTCTGCACATAGAGAGGATTGATTTGAAGGAAGACTTAGTCACTCATTTCTTAGCTTACTATGACCAGTTTCAAGGGCAGGGAATGGACCTAGACTTTACTTTGAGTGATCAACCTGTCTATATTCTTGGCGACCGCAATCTTTTGCAGCGGGTCTTTGAAAATCTCATCAAAAATACTCTCAAGCATGCTTACCGCAAGGTCCAGGTAAGCCTAGATAAGCAAGGGCGTTTAGTGCTAAGAAATGATCTAGCAGAGCCCTTATCCCTCCCCGCCAAAGACCTATTCCAACGTTTTCAGTCAGGTCATGATCAGAGCCCGTCTAACACTTCTGGTTTGGGACTTAATATTGTACAAGCAGCTCTCAAGAAAATGGGAGCCACAAGTGTAACAGAGGCTTGCGACCACCAGTTTATACTAAAAATAGACTTTTCGGGGACAGTGGTGAAGGACTAG
- a CDS encoding FAD-binding protein produces MLINDQTTYAAEYDVVVLGFGGAGATAARFASDAGARVLLVDSAPNGYEGGNTRYCAQLIGSADNKEAMHKYYDELMAGMDLDEEVKETYIDGLVNMEDYVRDYLDVEPYSIKDHFDKFPLESAVYEYPEFEGVETYNFITVHEGIFDAALWKVLRQKVIDRSDSIDVWFESPAQHLLQAPRTRAIVGVQIERQGEGINVAAKNGVVLSVGGFENNPQMIKDYLNESRLAPLGGLYNQGHGVTMALEVGADLWHMANYESLGMYHGAAFDVPAGERATLHAFGTQPLTHGSILVIGDDGSRYFKEDEANRHGHIYNHGIWRVPQSQARPYIIFDHKKYEELSQADGLFVDYAKKAVKADSLAELAQALDLDSQVLEATVKDFNHFADAGVDYAFGRSAESMTALDAEGPYYAIPIVQTMLNTQGGPRRNAKAEILDSHDQVIPNLYGAGELGGITPGMYQGGMNIAECLIFGKIAGENAAQEKEKSTSQLTDSVVVGNKVDLQSDLERGVATKDLQLEDNQYLGTSHSGMGDELNVVVTLDRDQLREITVLDHNESEQQGHTVFYELPQAMIAANSTDVDAISGATLSSEALKEAVADAIAKSKQ; encoded by the coding sequence ATGTTAATTAATGATCAAACGACTTACGCAGCTGAATATGATGTGGTTGTCCTAGGTTTCGGTGGAGCTGGCGCAACAGCGGCTCGCTTTGCTAGTGATGCGGGGGCTAGGGTTCTCTTGGTTGATTCTGCGCCTAATGGTTATGAAGGGGGCAATACCCGTTATTGTGCTCAACTGATAGGGTCGGCGGATAATAAGGAAGCCATGCATAAGTACTATGATGAACTGATGGCTGGCATGGACTTAGATGAAGAAGTCAAAGAAACCTATATTGATGGCCTAGTCAATATGGAAGACTATGTTCGTGACTATTTGGACGTCGAACCCTATAGTATCAAAGATCACTTTGACAAGTTTCCACTAGAATCTGCCGTGTATGAATACCCTGAATTTGAAGGAGTCGAAACTTATAACTTTATAACCGTCCATGAAGGGATCTTTGACGCTGCCTTGTGGAAAGTTTTACGACAAAAAGTAATCGACCGCTCTGACTCCATCGATGTATGGTTTGAGTCACCCGCCCAACATCTCCTCCAAGCCCCAAGGACTAGAGCGATTGTTGGTGTTCAAATTGAACGTCAAGGTGAAGGAATTAACGTTGCAGCCAAAAATGGGGTGGTTTTATCTGTTGGTGGCTTTGAAAATAATCCTCAAATGATTAAAGATTATCTTAATGAAAGTCGTCTGGCTCCCTTAGGCGGCTTATATAACCAAGGACATGGGGTTACCATGGCACTTGAAGTTGGTGCTGACCTCTGGCATATGGCTAATTATGAGTCATTGGGGATGTATCATGGAGCCGCCTTTGATGTGCCAGCTGGTGAACGGGCGACTCTACATGCCTTTGGAACCCAACCTTTAACCCATGGTAGCATCCTAGTTATTGGGGATGACGGATCACGTTACTTCAAAGAAGATGAAGCCAACCGCCATGGACATATCTATAATCACGGCATTTGGCGGGTGCCTCAAAGCCAAGCAAGGCCCTATATTATTTTTGACCATAAGAAGTATGAAGAGTTAAGTCAAGCGGATGGTCTCTTTGTGGATTACGCTAAAAAGGCGGTAAAAGCTGATAGCCTAGCTGAATTGGCCCAAGCACTTGACTTGGATAGTCAAGTGTTAGAAGCCACAGTTAAGGACTTTAACCACTTTGCCGATGCAGGCGTGGACTATGCCTTTGGTCGTTCAGCCGAATCCATGACTGCTCTTGATGCGGAAGGACCATATTACGCGATTCCAATTGTCCAAACCATGCTAAATACCCAAGGGGGGCCACGTCGGAATGCTAAGGCTGAGATTTTAGATAGCCATGATCAAGTCATTCCTAATCTTTACGGAGCTGGTGAACTGGGTGGGATCACTCCAGGAATGTACCAAGGCGGGATGAATATTGCTGAATGCTTGATCTTTGGTAAGATTGCGGGTGAAAATGCTGCCCAAGAAAAGGAGAAATCGACAAGTCAGCTGACAGATTCAGTTGTTGTAGGAAACAAAGTCGATCTGCAAAGTGACTTAGAGAGGGGAGTGGCTACTAAAGACCTGCAATTAGAGGATAATCAATACCTGGGGACAAGCCATTCCGGCATGGGGGATGAGTTAAACGTGGTAGTTACCCTGGACAGGGATCAATTAAGAGAAATCACTGTCTTAGACCATAATGAAAGTGAGCAACAGGGTCATACCGTCTTCTATGAATTGCCTCAAGCCATGATTGCCGCGAATTCAACCGATGTTGATGCTATTTCTGGCGCTACCCTAAGTTCCGAGGCCCTCAAAGAAGCTGTAGCCGATGCCATTGCTAAGAGTAAGCAATAA
- a CDS encoding IS3 family transposase (programmed frameshift), with protein MSKYSLEFKLNLVGDYIAKKGSYRTLANKAGIDPSILRRWVNNYYEFGVDGLKKRRTQQVYTVEFKLNAIELYESTEMSYRELANSLNMNNPSLIANWRRAYHERGLDGLSARKGRPPKVSKKKSQINQIKDSSETNQLSEAKIKELEQRITDLEIENKFLKGLRRRVAQKSQARKEEIVTEITRLHDEKYALKDILSVLKFPKSTYFYWKNKDEEIDKDADLKEEMKDIRETHKDYGYRRMRAELLSRGYKVSKNKVQRLMKIMGIQVTSYTRKTRKYNSYKGTIGEIAPNRINRRFDSTIPYQKITTDTTEFKYYYADDSGNYQTGKLYLDPYMDLFNREIISFKITHQPNGQSMLEGLQAAIEASKLCPYRRTFHSDQGWAYQMKSYTRLLKDHRIFQSMSRKGNCLDNSPMENFFSLLKQEVYYGRTYHSFEELAQAIEDFIIYYNGERIKEKLDFRSPIEFRLHHASFAA; from the exons ATGTCTAAATATTCATTAGAATTTAAACTGAATTTAGTAGGAGACTATATTGCGAAAAAAGGAAGTTATCGAACCTTAGCTAATAAAGCAGGAATAGATCCTTCTATTTTACGAAGGTGGGTTAATAACTATTATGAATTTGGTGTAGATGGTTTAAAGAAAAGGCGGACTCAACAGGTTTATACTGTTGAATTCAAATTAAATGCGATAGAATTGTATGAAAGTACGGAAATGAGTTATCGCGAATTGGCCAATTCATTAAACATGAATAATCCAAGTCTAATCGCTAATTGGCGAAGAGCTTATCATGAAAGAGGACTTGATGGCCTTTCCGCGAGGAAAGGAAGGCCACCTAAAGTGTCTAAAAAGAAATCACAAATCAATCAAATAAAGGATAGCAGCGAAACCAATCAGTTAAGTGAAGCAAAAATAAAGGAACTTGAACAACGGATTACGGATTTAGAAATTGAGAACAAATTTTTAAAAGGATTGAGGAGACGTGTGGCTCAAA AGAGTCAAGCGAGAAAAGAAGAAATAGTGACCGAAATCACACGTCTCCATGATGAAAAATATGCTTTAAAAGATATTCTTAGCGTTTTAAAGTTTCCTAAATCGACCTACTTTTATTGGAAAAATAAAGATGAGGAAATTGATAAGGATGCCGATTTAAAAGAGGAAATGAAAGACATCAGAGAAACCCATAAGGATTATGGTTATCGAAGAATGCGAGCTGAACTGCTTTCCCGTGGTTATAAGGTCAGTAAAAACAAAGTTCAACGCCTAATGAAAATTATGGGGATACAGGTCACTAGCTATACTAGAAAGACAAGAAAATATAATTCCTACAAAGGAACGATTGGAGAGATAGCGCCAAATCGTATCAACCGGCGGTTTGATTCGACCATTCCTTATCAAAAAATAACAACAGACACAACAGAATTTAAATACTACTATGCCGATGATTCTGGGAATTATCAAACTGGAAAACTCTATTTAGATCCTTACATGGATCTATTTAATCGAGAAATTATTTCTTTTAAGATAACACATCAGCCTAATGGACAAAGCATGTTGGAGGGGCTACAAGCTGCCATTGAAGCAAGTAAATTATGTCCATACAGAAGAACCTTTCATTCTGATCAGGGCTGGGCCTATCAAATGAAAAGTTACACCCGGCTCTTGAAGGATCACCGAATTTTTCAAAGTATGTCTCGTAAAGGAAATTGCTTAGATAATTCGCCAATGGAGAATTTCTTTAGTCTACTAAAACAAGAAGTCTACTATGGTCGGACTTATCATTCCTTTGAAGAATTAGCACAAGCGATTGAAGATTTTATAATCTATTACAATGGTGAAAGAATCAAAGAAAAATTAGATTTTAGGAGTCCTATAGAATTTCGTCTTCATCACGCTTCTTTCGCCGCTTAA
- a CDS encoding LCP family protein: MGVTTWPWVLGVLLVLLCIGGWIAFKAYSDVKETSDQMYQAADYKSKRKGQVDLNQGDQAFSVLLMGIDTGSLGRTEQGRSDTMMVMTVNPKTQQTTLLSIPRDTYTTILPSGNKDKINHAYAYGGAGGAVETVQNLLDIPIDYYVSVNMQGLEDMINVLGGVTVTPPISFTEDGHQFVQGQPSTLNGEAALAYVRNRYDDPEGDYGRQARQRQVILACLKEAASLSSLPNYQEILNTIGNNIQTNLAFSDMKDLFTNYRDGANHINQAQLKGSGQMIDGVYYEIIPEANIQEASSKLKAELNL, encoded by the coding sequence TTGGGGGTCACTACATGGCCCTGGGTCCTGGGTGTTTTATTAGTCCTTCTTTGTATCGGGGGCTGGATTGCCTTCAAGGCTTATAGTGATGTCAAAGAAACCTCTGACCAAATGTACCAAGCGGCTGACTATAAGTCTAAGCGGAAGGGTCAGGTCGATTTAAATCAAGGTGACCAAGCTTTTTCAGTTCTACTGATGGGGATTGATACCGGTTCCCTAGGTCGAACGGAACAAGGCCGGTCCGATACCATGATGGTGATGACCGTTAACCCCAAGACCCAACAAACGACCTTGCTTTCCATTCCTCGGGATACCTATACTACCATCCTGCCAAGTGGCAACAAAGACAAGATCAACCATGCCTATGCTTACGGCGGAGCAGGGGGAGCGGTCGAAACCGTGCAAAACCTGCTCGATATACCTATTGACTATTATGTCTCTGTCAACATGCAGGGCTTGGAAGACATGATCAATGTCCTAGGAGGAGTAACGGTAACGCCACCGATCAGCTTTACTGAAGATGGCCACCAATTTGTTCAAGGACAGCCGTCGACTTTAAATGGTGAAGCCGCCTTAGCCTATGTTCGTAACCGCTATGATGATCCGGAAGGGGACTATGGCCGCCAAGCCCGGCAACGGCAAGTGATCCTGGCCTGCCTCAAGGAAGCAGCTTCCTTATCCTCCCTGCCTAATTATCAAGAAATCTTAAATACGATCGGTAATAATATCCAAACCAACTTGGCCTTTTCGGATATGAAGGACCTCTTCACCAATTATCGTGATGGGGCTAACCATATTAACCAGGCCCAATTAAAAGGCTCGGGTCAAATGATAGACGGGGTCTACTATGAAATTATCCCCGAAGCCAATATTCAAGAAGCTTCAAGCAAGCTCAAAGCAGAATTAAATCTCTAA
- a CDS encoding YveK family protein produces MEEEISLLDLWQIIKEHIYVIFISSLVGVLLAAAYAFVLATPIYQSSTEILVNQSESKGQNNTLNQDINASLQLINTYSDVIRNEVVLSPVIDQLNLQENPDQLREKISVESKNNSQVFSIIVNDPNPERAATIANTTAEVFQKAIRKMMNIDNVSIISKAQASHSPVSPRKGLALLIGLVLGMGVGLVIAFIHELTDNTVKDVDFLTKEIGWNMLGRVSELSENDLKVTHKANELQQIYHPDQDQGQGQRKRV; encoded by the coding sequence ATGGAAGAAGAAATTAGTTTATTAGATCTCTGGCAGATCATCAAAGAGCATATTTATGTCATCTTTATCAGTAGTTTGGTAGGAGTTCTCTTAGCAGCGGCCTATGCCTTTGTCTTAGCTACCCCCATCTACCAGTCCTCTACCGAGATCTTAGTTAACCAAAGCGAGAGTAAGGGGCAAAACAATACCCTCAACCAAGATATTAACGCTTCCCTGCAATTAATTAATACTTATTCTGATGTCATTCGTAATGAAGTGGTCCTGAGTCCGGTCATTGACCAACTTAACTTACAGGAAAATCCTGACCAACTCCGGGAAAAGATTTCAGTGGAAAGTAAGAACAATTCCCAGGTCTTTTCCATTATTGTTAACGACCCTAACCCTGAACGCGCAGCGACCATCGCTAACACCACAGCTGAAGTCTTCCAAAAGGCTATCCGCAAGATGATGAATATCGATAATGTGTCCATCATTTCTAAGGCTCAAGCCTCTCATTCACCGGTTTCACCACGCAAGGGTCTGGCCCTCTTAATTGGTTTAGTTCTAGGGATGGGGGTTGGCCTAGTCATTGCCTTTATCCATGAACTCACCGATAATACGGTCAAGGATGTTGACTTCTTGACCAAAGAAATTGGCTGGAACATGCTCGGCCGGGTTAGTGAACTGTCAGAAAATGACTTGAAAGTCACTCACAAGGCCAACGAATTGCAACAAATTTACCACCCTGACCAAGACCAAGGTCAAGGCCAGCGCAAACGGGTATAA
- a CDS encoding CpsD/CapB family tyrosine-protein kinase translates to MAEQFRTIRTNIQFSMLDKELKTFNVTSPGPASGKSFLSANIAAAFASDDKRVLLLDADMRKPTVHKTFGVPNDRGLTNLLTDSRLEIHQVIKKSYVPNLFYLTCGAIPPNPSELLASKRMQELMDQLRNVFDIIVLDCPPVLAATDAQVVSARVDGTVVVVPYGQCTKDEVKESQALLDKVNTNVLGVIMNRTERTEDYYYYYE, encoded by the coding sequence ATGGCAGAACAATTCCGGACCATCCGGACCAATATCCAGTTCTCTATGTTGGACAAGGAATTAAAAACATTTAATGTGACTTCACCGGGACCCGCTTCGGGAAAGTCCTTCTTATCGGCTAATATCGCAGCTGCCTTTGCTAGTGATGATAAGCGGGTGCTCTTATTGGATGCCGATATGCGTAAACCCACCGTTCATAAGACTTTTGGCGTGCCTAACGATCGGGGCCTAACTAACCTTCTAACCGATAGTCGGCTGGAAATCCACCAAGTGATTAAGAAATCCTATGTACCGAACTTATTCTACTTAACCTGTGGCGCTATTCCACCTAATCCTTCAGAGCTCTTAGCTTCCAAACGGATGCAGGAATTGATGGATCAATTGCGCAATGTCTTTGACATCATTGTCTTGGACTGCCCACCAGTCCTGGCCGCTACCGATGCCCAAGTGGTATCCGCCCGGGTTGACGGGACGGTGGTTGTGGTGCCGTACGGCCAATGTACTAAGGATGAAGTTAAGGAAAGCCAGGCCCTACTAGACAAGGTCAACACCAATGTGCTTGGAGTCATTATGAACCGGACCGAAAGAACTGAAGACTACTATTACTACTACGAGTAA
- a CDS encoding tyrosine-protein phosphatase: protein MIDLHCHILMGLDDGPKQIEDSLALARQAQDQGVTHIVCTPHHMNRSWMNPRPKVVQAVQEFQAVLDQEGIDITLFPGQELRLHGEILENIKKGEICFFDEFGKYVLIEFPTGGVPQYTDRVFYELAIQGIRPVIAHPERNKAIQKDPEILKGLVEKGALGQVTAASLNGKLGRQVKRLSLDLIEANLIHVVASDAHHPKRRPFDLAPAYDQVEKHFGKEVRQAFDQRARDLVNGDPIAIGEVKSVGKKKFLGLFS from the coding sequence GTGATTGATTTACACTGTCATATCTTAATGGGTCTGGATGATGGCCCCAAGCAAATCGAAGATTCCCTAGCCCTAGCTAGGCAGGCCCAAGACCAGGGTGTGACTCATATTGTCTGCACGCCCCACCATATGAACCGGTCCTGGATGAATCCTCGGCCCAAGGTGGTTCAAGCTGTCCAAGAATTTCAAGCGGTCTTAGACCAGGAAGGAATAGATATCACACTCTTTCCCGGTCAAGAACTTCGTCTCCATGGAGAAATCCTAGAAAACATTAAAAAGGGCGAGATTTGTTTCTTTGATGAATTTGGCAAGTATGTATTGATTGAATTTCCCACAGGCGGAGTACCCCAGTATACCGATCGAGTCTTCTATGAATTAGCTATCCAGGGCATTCGCCCAGTCATTGCCCATCCGGAACGCAACAAGGCTATTCAAAAGGATCCCGAGATCTTAAAAGGCTTGGTAGAAAAGGGAGCTCTAGGCCAAGTCACAGCGGCTAGCTTGAACGGTAAACTCGGTCGTCAAGTCAAGCGACTGTCCTTGGACCTGATTGAAGCCAATCTCATCCATGTGGTGGCTTCCGATGCCCACCATCCTAAACGCAGGCCCTTTGATTTGGCTCCGGCCTATGACCAAGTGGAAAAGCACTTCGGTAAGGAAGTCCGCCAGGCCTTTGACCAGCGGGCGCGAGACTTGGTTAATGGCGATCCCATTGCTATCGGTGAGGTGAAATCAGTTGGGAAGAAGAAGTTTTTGGGTTTGTTTTCGTAA